The following nucleotide sequence is from uncultured Campylobacter sp..
AAATTCCATATTTTCTCCTTTCTTATTGAAATTTAATATCGTAAAATATTACTATTTTGCTTATTAGACATATATTAAAAATTGTGTTTTATCAGTGTAAATAAATTTTTTATGGAATTTTATGATACTAAAATAGCCATTTTTAAGAAAATTTTTTCTATTTCAGCTTGATTTAAATTTATCTAAAGCATTTCGATTAGCCTGATTTTGCTTGTGCGAGTCGCGTGATAAAACGTCACGCGATTGAAATTATAAAATTAGCAAGAAGATGAACAATGACTTTTAGCGCGGCGGCAGGCAAGTGGAGGGCAATCATCGCTGGGGCGCACCGTTTTTCTTGCGGCGGGGCGGTCTCTTGCATTATGTCTATCTTCTTACGTTTAGGCTGTATTCTCGCACCGCGTTTTCCCCTACTGAGTGCTCGTTTCGGTAGCGGACGCCGCCTCGTTGATAGCAAGCAATACTTTGCGATCGGTTTATGTCGGTTGCGGATGCTGTTTTATTGTGCAGTTATTTCGGCTTGCATTGCGCAATGAAATTTTGAAATTTTACAAAGCTTACCCAAGCCGATCACTTTAAATTTTTGCTCGTTCTTAGTCGCGAAATGTTTGCGCGTGGGCTTTAGGCGGCATGCAGACATCCTCGCGTACTCCCTGCTGAACTATGACGAGCTTTCGTATCCGACGTCAAAAGCCGCCTGCGACGCTTTCGTGCCGCCGTTTTGTAAGATATATCTAGTTTCCTACAACCTAATACGCTTTTGAAAATCAAGCGGGCTTGGCGTAGTATTGCAGGAATTTTTGCGTATCGTAGTGATGCTGTTTGCCGTTAAATTCCACCATTTTGCCGCCGCGCAGGCACAAACATACGCTAGGCTCATAGATCGTCGCGTGAAGTCCGAGGGCTCGCTTTGGCGGTAGAAGCTAAGCGCTTGTATGGGCGTCTGAACGTGTCCGTAGGAGAGATACAGCTCGCCGGTAATCTTTGCGGCGTCTTTTAAAATTTTATCTGCTTCATTCATCTAAGCTCCTTTAAATTTACGCGGGTTATATTTAAATTTGCACGATTAGGCAAGGAATTTGGACCATCGCGCTACCACAAAATTTTAAAAAAGGCTATAATTTAGCAACTTTATTTCAAGGAGATAAGATGAGAGATTTTAGTTTTTGCAACCCCGTGAGGATAGAATTTGGCAAGGGTAAAGAGGAGCATATCGGGCAGTATATGAAGGAAGTGGGCGCGAAAAAAGCTCTCGTACTATACGGCAGCGAACGCGTACGAAAGAGTGGTCTGATGGGCGTCGTGGAGAGCAGCTTAAAGGCAAGCGGTATAGAATTTACGCAGCTTGGCGGCATAAAATCAAATCCCGTGCTAAGCAAGGTAAACGAAGCAATCAAGCTCGCCAAAGAATTTGGCGCAGATAGCGTGCTTGCTGTAGGCGGCGGAAGCGTGCTGGACTCCGCAAAAGCCGTAGCCGCGGGCGCCTGCTACGAGGGAGACGTGTGGGATTTTTTCACCGGCAAAAATCCTAGCGCCGCGCTTAAAATTTTTGACATCATCACCCTTGCCGCGACGGGCTCGGAGATGAACTGCGGCGGCGTGGTGACTAAGGAGCAGACCAAACAAAAATACGCGATCAGCGCGCCGTGTCTATACCCGAAGGTCTCGGTCATAAACCCGCAGCTGCAAGCAACCGTCAGCCGCGAGTATCTCGTATATAGCGCGAGCGACATCATCGCACACAGCATCGAGGGGTATTTTACCGCTAGCGACCATCCAGATATCGTGCGAGCCTATATCGAAGCTAACATCAAAACCGTCATCCGCACGACCGAAGCTCTGCTTGCAGATCCGAGTGATTACGACGCGCGTGCCGAGTTTGCGTGGGCTGCGACGATGGCGCTAAACGGGCTAACTTACGTGGGTGTGGGCGGCTTCGGCTATCCGAATCATATGATCGAGCATGCGATGAGTGCGGTCGTGGACTGCGCGCACGGAGCCGGTCTTAGCGTGGTAATGCCTGCGTGGATGAGGTGGTATAAGGATAGGAATTTAAGCGCGTTTGAGCGTTTCGCGCTTGAAATTTTCGGCCTTAAAAGCGCGGATGAGGGCATCCTGGCGCTTAAGACGTGGTTTGATAAGATCGGCACGCCTACTAGCCTCACGCAGCTTGGCATCGAAGGCAAGGTGCTAGACGAGGTCATAGACGTAGCCGCGACAAACGCCAAAGCGTGGAATATGGCGGAGCTCTACAGCCGCGAAAATATCGCTAAAATTTTAGATTTTGCAAAATAAGGCGCGAGCGCATAGATAAAATTTAAACCGAAGGGGCGAGTGATCGCCCTTTTCCGAAAAGGCAGGCGGCAGTGTGGACGCACTAGTGATAGCCCTTTCCAAAAAAGCAAACGACAGCGTGGATCGCTAGATGATCGTCCGTATCCCTTAAGTCTACGGCGCTTGCCGCAAGAGGGCGGCAGCGATAGGCAGTGTGCCTGATTTAAAGTGGAAGCGGCCACAGATCGAGCGTGGAATTTGGCTATGGTCTGGCAGGGTAAATTTTTGTCGCATAATATTCGCATTGAATTCGATGTGCAAATCTCGCAATAAATTTTACTCTAGCGCGAAGTTTTATCGCGTTTAATGGCTTGCTTAAATGCTCTTATCTTGCGCTATCTAAAAATTCGCTCGTTAAATTTTAATCTCGGCTTTATATTTGTGATTGCAAAATTTGCTTTTGCGTGCCGCTGCGCATAAATTTACCCCTCGATGCTAAGCAGATCACCGAAAATTTCTTTGCAATACTGAATGAAGCGTTTGGGAATTTTAACGCCGCTGATATCCACGGCGATAACGCTATCTTGGACTTCAAAAACAATAAGCTCGCTAGTGATTTTCACAGCCTTGCAGCCATTATAGCACACGTCGCCGTTGCACTCGGCGTATAAGCCGTTATGCGGCGCGTCTGCGTCCTCGTACCGCCCGAGCTTGATCGGTCTTTGAAAAAGCAGATAGTTCTTATAGTCGTATTCGTCGTCCGCTAGGCCTATCATATAATAATTCTCGGCGCTGTTTTTGGAAGCTGTCGCAATACCGGCTTGAAAATTTAGTCTAAATATAAACTCTGCTTTGGCAAAAAGCGGCAAATTTTATCGCTTCAAATTTACACGAGCTGCGCGCCCCCGCCTTTTACAACCTCTCCGATGACGTAGCCATCGGTGTTTGCTAGTACGAAATCCGCGTTTTCTTTCGACGCTACGACGATCATACCAACGCCCATATTAAACGTCCTTATCATCTCTGCCGGCTCCACTTTTTGCGCGATGATTTTAAATATCTCGGGCGTGCGGATCGCGGCATGCTTGATCTTCGCACCCAGCCCCTCAGGGAATACGCGCGGCAGATTTTCCACTATGCCCCCGCCCGTGATATGCGCGAGCGCGTGGATCTTGTCTTTTAAATTTAAAAAGTCTCCGACGTAAATCCTGGTCGGTTCCAAAAGCACATCGATGAGCGCGCGACCGTCCACTTTGTCGTCAAATTTTAGCCCAAGCTCGGCGATCACTTTGCGCGCGAGCGAGAAGCCGTTTGAGTGCAGACCGCTGCTAGGAAGCGCGATGAGTACGTCGCCCTCACGCACGAACTTGCTGCGGTCGATCTCGTCTTCCTCTGCGATACCCACGGCAAAGCCTGCGAGGTCGAAGTCGCCCTTTTCATACATCGAGGGCATCTCGGCCGTCTCGCCGCCGATTAGCGCGCAGCGCGCGAGTTTGCAGCCCTCGGCGATGCTTTTTACGACCTCTTTGGCATCAGCGATCTCAAGCTTCGCCGTCGCGTAGTAGTCGAGGAAAAATAGCGGCTCGGCGAAGTTACAGATGAGATCATTCACGCACATCGCGACGAGGTCTTGACCGACGCCCTCAAATTTACGCGCGTCGATCGCTAGTCGCAGCTTTGTGCCCACGCCGTCGGTAGCGCCTAGGATAGCTGGTTTTTTGTAGCCTGCAGGTAGCCTCACCGCGCCGCTAAACGAGCCGATACCGCCTAAAACGTGCGGAGTTTGCGTCCTTTTGACGAATAGTTTTATCGCGTTTACGAAGTCATTTCCCGCGTCTATATCGACGCCCGCGTCTTTGTAGCTTATCAAATTTTATCCTCCAAGATGGTATAATTTCGCAGATTTTAGCTAAAATCGAATAAAAACGCTATAAAGGCTCACCTTGAAATTTAAACACTCCATCGTCATCACGGGCAGCATCGGAAGCGGCAAGAGCGCGGTTTGCGAGCTGCTTCGTGATCGCGGATTTGAGATCATCGATGCCGATAAGATTTCGCATTGCGTTCTTGATCGCTGCGCTACGCAGGTGGCTGAAATTTTCGGCGCGAAATACGTCGCGCAAAAAGACGTACAGGCTGCAAATTTGAACCCTCAAGCGGAATTTAACGCTAGCGGCGATCAGGAAATTTCGTCCGCGCTCTGTATTTCGGTGGACCGAAAAAAACTAGGCGAGCTGGTGTTTAAAAACCCTACGGAGCTCGCAAAGCTCGAAGCGCTGCTGCATCCGAAGATAAAGGCTGAAATTTTATCGCAGGCGCGGGCTTTAGAGGCGAAAGGAAGGCTCTATTTCGTCGATATTCCGCTGTTTTTCGAGGGCAAGAGGTATGAGTTTCTCGATAAAGCGGCGGTCGTTTATGCGCCTAAAAATACGCTGATTTTGCGCGTGATGAAGCGAAACGGGCTCGATCATGCCGCCGCAAAGCACCGCGTGGAGCTGCAGATGGATATCGAGCAAAAGCGCGCTATGGCGGATTTTGTTATAGATAATAGCGGTGATCTTTTCGCGCTTAAGGCCGCGGTGGAGAGATTTTTAAAAGAGCTAGAATATGAAATTTAGCCCTTGCGCGGTTGCATAAAATTTCTACGCAAATTGAGATGAGACTAAAAATAAAGGAGAGATGATGAGGATCGGTAGCTGTGCCCAAAAGGGCGCTAAATTTCAAAATTTTAAAAGTGCGCCGCTTAAAGAGTGGTTGAAATTTACGGCGCGAAGGGTTTTGCTCTCCGTGCTATTTGCGACGGGCGCTGCGGCGGAGATCGACGATCTAAGGAAGGGCTGCGCCGCTGGGAGCGAGATGGATTGTAAAAAACTAAGCCGCGTGATAAACGAGCTACAGCGCAACTGCGACGCTGGCGGCGAGGAAAATGCGCTAGACTGCGCAAATTTAGGCTACGCATACGACTCGAATAGAAGCTTCAGGCAGGCCGCGCGCTATTACGACAGGGCGTGCAAGCTCGGCGAGCAGAAGGGCTGCGTCTATTTGGGGTTGCTCTACAACGACGGGCAGGGGGTAGCGCAGGATCGCAAGAGGGCAAATGAGCTTTTTAGCGATGCTTGTAAGAAAAACAGCAGCGAGGGGTGCGCGAGCCTTGCATACAACTATAAAAAGGGGCTCGGCGTCTATCCAGACACGAAAAAGGCGATCGAGCTTTTGATCAAGGCTTGCAAGATGGGGCAAGTAGAGGCGTGCCATAACCTAGGGCTTAGCTACGTCCTCGGCGACGGCGTGAAAAAAGACGCGGACAGGGCTAGGACATTTTTTACGAGGGCTTGTGAGCGAGGACACACGGATTCGTGCGTAAATTTGGGCGTTACGTATTTTAAGGGCGATGGCGGGCAAAAGGATCATGCGCTTGCTGCGAAGTATTTTAGCGAAGCGTGCGAAAAAAGCGACGAGCCGTTAGCCTGCTCAAATTTAGCGTATCAATACGAAAAGGGCTGGGGCGTAGCGAAAGATAAAAAGAAGGCACGCGAGCTTTATGAAAAGGCTTGCAAGCTCGGTAGATTTGATGCTTGCGAGCATTTAAAGGCTATGAGGTAGGCTCTAACATCAAGCGCGAAAAACGCATAACAAAATGGGCTCACGAAAGAAGATAGTTAGTAACTTTAGTCTTAGTAAAGCCTAGGAATAAGCGATGCGCTTAAATTTAGATAGAAGTAAAATTTTAATAAAGCGTTAGTGAGCGTTAGTAATTTTAAAAATTTGCGAGGTAGATGATGAAAATTTCAAAATACAATGCGAGCGGAAATGATTTCGTAATATTTACGGATTCAGTTAAGGCGGATAGATCCAAGCTAGCGCGCGAGCTATGTGATAGGCGTGATGGGGTGGGCGCTGACGGGCTCATCGTCGTGCTACCGAAATTTAACGGTATCGAGGGGATAAACTTTGAGTGGGAATTTTACAATAGCGACGGCAGTAGCGCCGATATGTGCGGCAACGGCTCGCGAGCGGTATGCATGTATGCGTATGAGAATTTTTTGGCCGCGCAGAGTATGAAATTCCTAAGCGGCGCAGGCGTAATTAGCGGCGAGATTTTCGGTATTTTCGGCGGAAATTTGAGCGAGAGTATGCGCGGCGAGCTACGCAATGTAAGCTTCGGCGAGATTTTCAATCTGCGTCCTAACGCTCACGCGTTAGTAGCTAACGTCGAGGTAATGTTAACTCGTCCTAAACGCCTTGGCGAGAGCTTTGAGGAGGCAGGGCTAACGTGGTATTTTTATAACACAGGAGTACCGCACTTGGTAACTTTTGTTAGCGATTTAAATGAGTTCGACGCCGAGCTGGCTCGCGATCTGCGTGAAAAGTATAACGCTAACGTTAATTATGCGTTAGTTCAAAGCCGCCTCGCAAGCAAAATTTTAAAGGTACGCACCTTTGAGCGCGGTGTAGAAGCAGAAACTCTCGCATGCGGTACGGGGATGGCAGCATGCTTCATAGCAGGCGTCGAAAATATGGGGCTAGCTCCCGACATCCGCGTGATGCCTGCAAGCGGCGAAATGCTAAATTTGCGCTTAGGAGATGGAGGTAAAATTTACTTTCGCGGCGACGTTAGGCATACTTTCGATGGCGAATTTATCGGATACGTGGAGTAGGCAGACGGAATTTGAAGCCGGTTTGCGCGAGAATCCGTAAAATTTTCGAGTGCGATTTATACAAAATTTCGCTTTTCACTCCGTTTTATAAAATAATATATTTGCAATACGGCATTGGAATTTTAAAATTTTATGATGATGAAATTTTAAAATTTACAGGGTATGGTTTGCGTAATAATTTTAATTGCGAAGTAAAATTTGCCGCTTCACTGCAAAATTTAATTCCAAATTTCGGAATTTTATGAAATAAAATTTCAAGATTTCAGCATGCGGAATTTTGCTACTAAATTTAAAATTTTGCTTGAATTTTACATTTGTATCGAATTAATTTGGGCTTTTATAGAATTTAAGCGTTATAGTGTTATAAAATTTACGCTATAGCCCGCTCGTTCGGTTTATAATTTTTACTGCCACCGCAAAAAATCCGCCGTGTCCGCACTAGTGAAATTCTGTCGCATTTGCACTAGTGAAATTTCGCTACCAATAGCAGAAAGCGCGGTATCAAGCGCAAATCCTCGCCGCGGGTAAAATCTATCATTGACGATAAAAGCTAGATTTATCGATACGGCAATTCTTGAAGCGCGGTAGAATTTAATAACGACGATAAAAGCATAGTGCCGTTACGGCGAAATTTAAATTTGCGCCCGCCGAATTCCGCCGCGCTGTCATTTTGTCGTTTAAATTTTAAATTCCATCCGCGTCGGTTTCGCCGAAACTAGGCATAAAATCTAATGATTAACTCTCTGGCGAGCGCTAAAATCATGACGAAAATTATAAATTTTAATAAAGATTTTTGTCGCATCGCAACGAGCATAGCGATGCCGAATAAAACGAGCGCAATGTCTAAAAATGTATCTTTCATACGCTTAATTGAAATTTAATCAAAATGCTAAGTATGATAAGAAGTATTATAAAGCGCAGGATTGAGCGCATGGAGGATAGATCGCCAAATTCTTTGTCATATTCCTTTTTTACCTCCCACTCAGCTTTCCATGCGAATATTTTTACTATAAAATCTAGCATTTTCATCTCCTTTTTTAAGGCGAGCAGCACAAAAACGAAATTCTGTCACTCCACGTGAAATTAAAGAATTCTATCTAATCGGCGCTTAAAATTTTTAATTTTGGGCTATTTATCGGCGTTTTGGACGAGCTCCTTTTCGTATTTTTCGATAAAGCTTCGCCCTGACTCGCATAGGCGGTAGATGAAAATCTTCGACGCCTTGCCCGCATCAAGCCCCGTGTCCTTTATACTTTCGCGCTGCAGATAGCCCCAGTTTTTATGAATTATATCAAGAGTCGATTTGACCGAGGTGTAGTTGCGTCCACTCGCAGCTGCGAATTCGTTCACGGGTCTCATAAACTCCGCATCGCTTTGCTTATTGCGACACAAAAGCCCCTCTTTGCCTTGCGATTCGACCAGTTTTAGCGTTTCATAAATGAGTTTGTCTTTTAATTTGATCATCGGCTTTCCCTTGCGTAATTGATATGGGTTTACCAAAATTATATCATAAAATTTGTATTTTTATGATATGAAATGTCAATAATTAGAAGCTAAGCACGAACTCATGAAACGGTACGACATCGCAGCGAATACCCTCAATCTCGAGCCTACCGGAGTTTGCCATAGAAACGACTTTTAAGCTCGTGATGCCGAGCCTCTTGAGCACGCTTAAAATTTTACGAAATTTTAAAAAGATAATGTCCGCGT
It contains:
- the coaE gene encoding dephospho-CoA kinase (Dephospho-CoA kinase (CoaE) performs the final step in coenzyme A biosynthesis.), which codes for MKFKHSIVITGSIGSGKSAVCELLRDRGFEIIDADKISHCVLDRCATQVAEIFGAKYVAQKDVQAANLNPQAEFNASGDQEISSALCISVDRKKLGELVFKNPTELAKLEALLHPKIKAEILSQARALEAKGRLYFVDIPLFFEGKRYEFLDKAAVVYAPKNTLILRVMKRNGLDHAAAKHRVELQMDIEQKRAMADFVIDNSGDLFALKAAVERFLKELEYEI
- the dapF gene encoding diaminopimelate epimerase yields the protein MKISKYNASGNDFVIFTDSVKADRSKLARELCDRRDGVGADGLIVVLPKFNGIEGINFEWEFYNSDGSSADMCGNGSRAVCMYAYENFLAAQSMKFLSGAGVISGEIFGIFGGNLSESMRGELRNVSFGEIFNLRPNAHALVANVEVMLTRPKRLGESFEEAGLTWYFYNTGVPHLVTFVSDLNEFDAELARDLREKYNANVNYALVQSRLASKILKVRTFERGVEAETLACGTGMAACFIAGVENMGLAPDIRVMPASGEMLNLRLGDGGKIYFRGDVRHTFDGEFIGYVE
- the purM gene encoding phosphoribosylformylglycinamidine cyclo-ligase, whose translation is MISYKDAGVDIDAGNDFVNAIKLFVKRTQTPHVLGGIGSFSGAVRLPAGYKKPAILGATDGVGTKLRLAIDARKFEGVGQDLVAMCVNDLICNFAEPLFFLDYYATAKLEIADAKEVVKSIAEGCKLARCALIGGETAEMPSMYEKGDFDLAGFAVGIAEEDEIDRSKFVREGDVLIALPSSGLHSNGFSLARKVIAELGLKFDDKVDGRALIDVLLEPTRIYVGDFLNLKDKIHALAHITGGGIVENLPRVFPEGLGAKIKHAAIRTPEIFKIIAQKVEPAEMIRTFNMGVGMIVVASKENADFVLANTDGYVIGEVVKGGGAQLV
- a CDS encoding tetratricopeptide repeat protein; this translates as MRIGSCAQKGAKFQNFKSAPLKEWLKFTARRVLLSVLFATGAAAEIDDLRKGCAAGSEMDCKKLSRVINELQRNCDAGGEENALDCANLGYAYDSNRSFRQAARYYDRACKLGEQKGCVYLGLLYNDGQGVAQDRKRANELFSDACKKNSSEGCASLAYNYKKGLGVYPDTKKAIELLIKACKMGQVEACHNLGLSYVLGDGVKKDADRARTFFTRACERGHTDSCVNLGVTYFKGDGGQKDHALAAKYFSEACEKSDEPLACSNLAYQYEKGWGVAKDKKKARELYEKACKLGRFDACEHLKAMR
- a CDS encoding iron-containing alcohol dehydrogenase: MRDFSFCNPVRIEFGKGKEEHIGQYMKEVGAKKALVLYGSERVRKSGLMGVVESSLKASGIEFTQLGGIKSNPVLSKVNEAIKLAKEFGADSVLAVGGGSVLDSAKAVAAGACYEGDVWDFFTGKNPSAALKIFDIITLAATGSEMNCGGVVTKEQTKQKYAISAPCLYPKVSVINPQLQATVSREYLVYSASDIIAHSIEGYFTASDHPDIVRAYIEANIKTVIRTTEALLADPSDYDARAEFAWAATMALNGLTYVGVGGFGYPNHMIEHAMSAVVDCAHGAGLSVVMPAWMRWYKDRNLSAFERFALEIFGLKSADEGILALKTWFDKIGTPTSLTQLGIEGKVLDEVIDVAATNAKAWNMAELYSRENIAKILDFAK